Proteins encoded in a region of the Malaciobacter mytili LMG 24559 genome:
- a CDS encoding NnrS family protein: MENKKQYASKHYKYYPKGDFPIYLAYGFRPIFLILAPYIVISIILWSFTFSGLISLEFIDNLLIWHIYEMLFGIGSAGIIAFFLTGVPEMFPGAVPIVGRRLLFIVLLWLTSRISFWFISFLGVYLVAFLNLFLSFYIILLIAKPVFKDVNKRHISLAFNLIALLFIQSMFFLSISEHLNIESSSILFLALGFFIVLILLALRRINMEAINELLENENIDETFYSKAPRYNLAIFCVLLYTFIEFLFPQNSILAYLALACFASILNISNDFILKDYNILRKPFVIYMISIILITALGYLFLAYDYLNDELYALNHFRHFLTSGTFGLVFYIVMIIVSTIHTGRKLFTNLWLNLGVFLILLATFIRTLIPFYEEFNIEAYLISSILWAIPFIIYMKIFFPFLLSKREDGIKG; this comes from the coding sequence ATGGAAAATAAAAAGCAGTATGCATCTAAACACTATAAATATTATCCAAAAGGAGATTTTCCCATATATTTAGCGTATGGATTTAGACCTATATTTTTAATTCTTGCTCCTTATATTGTAATTTCTATTATTCTTTGGAGCTTTACTTTTAGTGGTTTGATCTCTTTAGAGTTTATTGATAATTTATTAATTTGGCATATTTATGAAATGCTTTTTGGAATAGGAAGTGCAGGTATAATTGCTTTTTTTTTAACTGGTGTTCCAGAGATGTTTCCAGGGGCTGTTCCAATTGTAGGAAGAAGACTTCTTTTTATAGTTTTACTATGGCTAACTTCAAGAATAAGCTTTTGGTTTATATCCTTTTTAGGGGTATATCTTGTAGCTTTTTTAAACCTTTTTTTAAGCTTTTATATAATTTTATTAATTGCTAAACCAGTATTTAAAGATGTAAATAAAAGACATATTTCACTAGCTTTTAATCTTATTGCATTATTATTTATACAAAGTATGTTTTTTTTAAGTATTTCAGAGCATTTGAATATAGAGTCATCATCTATTTTATTTTTGGCATTAGGATTTTTTATTGTTTTAATTTTACTTGCATTAAGAAGAATAAATATGGAAGCTATAAATGAACTTTTGGAAAATGAAAATATTGATGAAACTTTTTATTCAAAGGCTCCAAGATATAATCTAGCTATTTTTTGTGTACTTTTATATACTTTTATAGAGTTTCTTTTCCCTCAAAACTCTATTTTAGCATATCTTGCTCTTGCTTGTTTTGCATCTATTTTAAATATATCAAATGATTTTATTTTAAAAGATTACAATATTTTAAGAAAGCCTTTTGTTATTTATATGATTAGTATTATTTTAATAACTGCTCTTGGTTATCTTTTTTTGGCTTATGATTATTTAAATGATGAGTTATATGCACTAAATCACTTTAGACATTTTCTTACAAGTGGTACTTTTGGTCTTGTTTTTTATATTGTGATGATAATTGTTTCAACTATTCATACGGGAAGAAAGCTTTTTACAAATCTTTGGTTAAACCTTGGAGTTTTTTTAATCCTTTTAGCAACTTTTATAAGAACTTTAATACCTTTTTATGAAGAGTTTAATATTGAAGCATATCTTATTTCTTCTATTTTATGGGCAATACCATTTATTATATATATGAAAATCTTTTTTCCATTTTTACTCTCAAAAAGAGAAGATGGAATAAAAGGTTAA
- a CDS encoding ABC transporter permease, translating to MKFILKIIKDFPSYLWSGWGSISSIFLFFALWDLGNQLYGNLILPSPKETILTLISIITNDETITNVLITIKRALIGFFISLIIGTFLGLLAGLFVTTSMMSRPIVTILVGMPPIAWIVLAMIWFGMSDMTVIFTVIVASFPIIFVGALQGTRTLEGDLKQMTDSFNLSFKMKMVDLYFPHIFSYIFPSWISALGMSWKIVVMAELLSSNEGIGASLAIARSQLDTATALALVVIMIGSLLLIEYLILEPIKREVEAWRN from the coding sequence ATGAAATTTATATTAAAAATTATAAAAGATTTTCCTTCTTATCTTTGGAGTGGTTGGGGTTCTATTTCTTCAATCTTTCTTTTTTTTGCCCTTTGGGATTTAGGTAATCAATTATATGGAAATTTGATTTTACCAAGTCCAAAAGAGACAATTTTAACTTTAATCTCAATTATTACAAATGATGAAACCATTACTAATGTATTAATAACAATAAAAAGAGCTTTAATCGGTTTTTTTATTTCACTTATTATTGGAACATTTTTAGGTTTATTAGCTGGATTATTTGTAACTACATCTATGATGAGTAGACCAATAGTTACAATTCTTGTAGGAATGCCACCCATTGCATGGATTGTTTTAGCAATGATTTGGTTTGGAATGAGTGATATGACTGTAATTTTTACTGTTATAGTTGCATCTTTCCCTATTATTTTCGTAGGTGCTTTACAAGGGACAAGAACTTTAGAAGGAGACTTAAAACAAATGACAGATAGTTTTAATTTATCTTTTAAAATGAAGATGGTTGATTTATATTTTCCTCATATTTTTTCTTATATTTTTCCCTCTTGGATTAGCGCCTTGGGAATGTCTTGGAAAATTGTTGTAATGGCAGAATTACTCTCTTCAAATGAGGGAATTGGTGCTAGTTTAGCAATTGCAAGAAGTCAATTAGATACGGCAACAGCTCTTGCTTTGGTTGTTATTATGATAGGAAGTTTATTATTAATTGAGTACTTAATTTTAGAGCCAATTAAAAGAGAGGTTGAAGCATGGAGAAATTAG
- a CDS encoding ABC transporter ATP-binding protein — protein MEKLEQLLVEDVSFSFGFKEILKNINFELKKAQVISIVGPSGGGKTTLLHLCAKLLTLEDGRIKNSFKSSSFAFQEARLLPWKNVLDNICLGLLAKNVKKSKAQVLAKQIAIKFGLQEDDLYKFPKDLSGGMKQRVSFARALVVKPSLLFLDEPFSALDIGLKKELQNLLIEIIEKEKLSILFITHDLMEAIKLSDEILVLKAEPVGHIVKKFKFDKARDKRDDSFVYEQTAKLLSDEYIINTFELELK, from the coding sequence ATGGAGAAATTAGAACAGTTATTAGTAGAAGATGTTTCTTTCTCTTTTGGTTTTAAAGAAATTTTAAAAAATATAAATTTTGAACTAAAAAAAGCTCAAGTAATTTCTATTGTAGGTCCAAGTGGTGGTGGAAAAACAACTTTACTTCATCTTTGTGCAAAACTTTTGACACTTGAAGATGGAAGAATAAAAAATAGTTTTAAAAGTAGTTCTTTTGCATTTCAAGAAGCAAGACTTCTTCCTTGGAAAAATGTTCTTGATAATATTTGTTTAGGTCTTCTTGCAAAAAATGTTAAAAAAAGTAAAGCCCAAGTTTTAGCAAAACAAATTGCTATAAAGTTTGGATTACAAGAAGATGACTTATATAAATTTCCAAAAGATTTAAGTGGAGGTATGAAACAAAGAGTATCCTTTGCAAGGGCTTTAGTTGTAAAACCTTCACTTTTATTTTTAGATGAACCTTTTTCAGCTTTAGATATTGGTTTGAAAAAAGAACTTCAAAATTTACTTATTGAAATAATTGAAAAAGAGAAATTAAGTATTTTATTTATTACACATGATTTAATGGAAGCAATAAAACTAAGTGATGAAATTTTAGTTTTAAAAGCTGAGCCTGTAGGACATATAGTAAAAAAATTTAAGTTTGATAAAGCAAGAGATAAAAGAGATGATAGTTTTGTTTATGAACAAACTGCAAAACTTTTAAGTGATGAATATATTATAAATACTTTTGAATTGGAATTAAAATAA
- a CDS encoding ABC transporter substrate-binding protein, whose translation MKKSLLFSFVFLLSLFAKDENKIVVAGPFASVSHPIMHMIENDALKDLNKKIEFKLWKNPDELKAMILNSNIDFIALPTNVASNLYNKGVDLKLLNVSVWGILAMISRDANLKTLKDFKGKEIAIPFRADMPDIIFQELTKKYGLDPKKDFKIQYVTNPIDAMQMLILRRVDHALLAEPAISIALRKTDSFPIKIVAPELYRSVDLQEEWGKLFNTKSKVPQAGIAYLGNTKGKEELINRFLQEYEKSLAWYKQNPQKAATLVVKTLPMLEEKGLADSIKYVKLESISAFEAKEDLEFFFTILKNSNAKLIGGNLPNENLYYNSN comes from the coding sequence ATGAAAAAAAGTTTATTATTTAGTTTTGTGTTTTTATTATCACTTTTTGCAAAAGATGAAAATAAAATAGTTGTAGCTGGTCCTTTTGCTTCTGTATCACACCCTATTATGCATATGATAGAAAATGATGCACTAAAGGATTTAAATAAAAAAATCGAGTTTAAATTATGGAAAAATCCTGATGAATTAAAAGCAATGATTTTAAACTCAAATATTGATTTTATAGCTTTACCTACAAATGTGGCTTCAAATCTTTACAATAAAGGAGTTGATTTAAAACTTCTAAATGTATCTGTTTGGGGAATACTTGCAATGATAAGTCGAGATGCAAATTTAAAAACCTTAAAAGATTTTAAAGGTAAAGAAATAGCTATTCCTTTTAGAGCAGATATGCCAGATATTATTTTTCAAGAACTTACAAAAAAGTATGGATTAGATCCTAAGAAAGATTTTAAAATTCAATATGTAACAAATCCAATTGATGCAATGCAAATGCTTATTTTAAGACGAGTAGATCATGCTCTTTTAGCAGAGCCTGCTATTTCTATAGCTTTGAGAAAAACAGATTCTTTTCCTATAAAAATAGTTGCTCCAGAGTTATATAGAAGTGTTGATTTACAAGAGGAGTGGGGAAAACTTTTTAATACAAAATCAAAAGTGCCACAAGCTGGAATTGCATATTTAGGAAATACAAAAGGTAAAGAAGAACTTATAAATAGATTTTTACAAGAATATGAAAAATCTCTTGCTTGGTATAAACAAAATCCACAAAAAGCTGCAACTTTAGTTGTTAAAACACTTCCTATGCTTGAAGAAAAAGGTTTAGCTGACTCCATAAAATATGTGAAGCTTGAAAGTATATCTGCTTTTGAAGCCAAAGAGGATTTAGAGTTTTTCTTTACTATTTTAAAAAATAGTAATGCAAAACTTATAGGTGGTAATTTGCCAAATGAAAATTTATATTATAACTCTAATTAA